The nucleotide window GCAGCGTCCGGCCCGGTTGCGCCCGCGACAGTTGACGACGCTGGCCGGGGCGCCGCTGTTGGGCGCGGTGTTCGCGCTCGGCTGGACCCCCTGCCTGGGGCCGACGCTGACCGGAGTGGTCACGGTGGCCTCAGCGACCGACGGTGCCAGCGTGGCCCGCGGGATCGTGCTGGTGATCGCCTATTGCCTGGGGCTGGGCATCCCATTCGTGTTGTTGGCGTTCGGATCGGCGGGGGCCGTTGCGGGCCTGGGCTGGCTACGCCGGCACACCCGGGCGATCCAGATCTTCGGCGGCGCGCTGTTGATCGCCGTCGGCCTGGCGCTGGTCACCGGGCTGTGGAACGACGTGATCTCCTGGCTGCGTGACGCGCTGGTCTCCGACGTCAGGTTGCCGATTTGACCGCGCAGGTTGACTCGCGAGCAGACGCGGAATCGCCCAAAACGGCGCGTTTTGGTGCGATTCCGCGTCTGCTCGCGCCCGGAGTGTCCTGGGCGCGCAATACCTGGCGTTCGCTGACCTCGATGGGCACCGCGTTGGTGCTGCTGTTTCTGCTTGCGCTCGGCGCGATACCCGGGGCGCTGCTGCCGCAACGCAGCCTCAACGCCGGCAAGGTCGACGACTACCTGAAAGCCCACCCGGTGATCGGCCCCTGGCTGAACCAGATGCAGGCCTTCGATGTGTTCTCCAGTTTCTGGTTCACCGCCATCTACGTGCTGCTGTTCGTGTCGCTGGTCGGCTGTCTGACCCCGCGGATGATCGAGCACGCCCGCAGCTTGCGGGCCACGCCGGTCGCCGCGCCGCGTAACCTGGCCCGGTTGCCCAAGCACGCCGGGGCACAGCTCGTCGGCGAACCTGAAGCCCTGGCGGCGTTGATCTCCGGGCGTCTCCGCGGCTGGCGCACCGCCATTCGGCGCAAACCCACTGGCGACGCAGCATCCGAAGTTGTGGAGTTGTCCGCCGAGCGTGGCTACCTGCGTGAATTCGGCAATATTGTGTTCCACTTCTCGCTGCTAGGCCTGCTGGTCGCGGTGGCCGTCGGCAAGCTGTTCGGCTACGAGGGCAACGTGATCGTCATCGCCGACGGCGGTCCCGGCTTCTGCTCGGCCTCGCCGGCCGCCTTCGACTCGTTTCGCGCCGGGAACACCGTCGACGGCACAGCGCTGTACCCGATCTGTATCCGGGTCAACGACTTTGACGCGCACTACCTGCCGTCCGGGCAGGCCATCTCGTTCGCCGCGGACATCGACTATCAGGCCGGCAGCGAACTGACGGCCAACACCTGGCGGCCCTACCGACTGGAAGTCAACCGACCGCTGCGTGTCGGCGGCGACCGGGTGTACCTGCAGGGCCACGGCTACGCGCCCACCTTCACGGTGACGTTCCCGGACGGGCAGACCCGGACGTCGACGGTGCAGTGGCGCCCGGACAACCCACAAACCCTGCTGTCGTCGGGTGTGGTGCGCATCGACCCGCCGGCTGGCAGCTACCCGGACGCCGACGTGCGCCGCAAACATGAGATCGCGATTCAGGGTCTGCTGGCGCCGACCGAACAGCTCGACGGGACGTTGCTGTCATCACGGTTCCCGGCCCTCAACGCGCCCGCGGTGGCTGTCGACATCTACCGCGGCGACACCGGTCTGGACAGCGGACGACCGCAGTCATTGTTCGCTCTGGATCCACGGCTGATCGAGCAAGGTCGGCTGGTCAAAGAAAAGCGTGTCAACCTGCGCGCGGGTGAACAGGTCCGCATTGCGCAGGGCCCCGCGGCCGGTACGGTCGTCCGGTTCGATGGTGCGGTGCCATTCGTCAACGTGCAGGTTTCCCACGACCCCGGCCAGGCGTGGGTGCTGGTTTTCGCGATCACCATGATGGCCGGGCTGTTGGTGTCTCTGCTGGTGCGCCGTCGCAGGGTTTGGGTTCGACTCACGTCGGCGATTGAAGCGCCGGGTACGGTGAACGTCGAGCTGGGTGGCCTGGCTCGGACGGATAACTCCGGATGGGGCGACGAGTTCGAGCGGCTGACCGAAAGATTGTTGTCCGGGCTGCGTGAGTCCGGCGCGACCGACTCGGTCTCGCAGACCGCTGGCGGGACGGCAAGAAGGAGTCCTCAGGTGGACGTCACATGAACCCGGCCAACATCAACATCGGATTGGCCAGATACTCCGACTGGGCATTCACCTCGGCGGTGGTCGCGCTGGTCGTTGCGCTGCTGCTGCTGGCGTTCGAGCTGGCCTATGTGCGTGGCCGCAAGGTGGACGAACGCGAATTGGTGCCGGCCGGCTCGGTGGCCGGCGACAGCGCCACACCGGGAATCGTGGCGGCGCCGCCGCTGCGCCCATTCGACGAACGCGTCGGGCGGGCCGGACTGGCCGTGGTCTACCTCGGCACCGGGCTCCTGCTGGCGTGCATCGTGTTGCGTGGCCTGGCCACCATGCGGGTGCCGTGGGGCAACATGTACGAGTTCATCAACCTGACTTGTTTGTCCGGGCTGGTCGCCGGCGCGATCGTGCTGCGTCGCCCGCAGTATCGGCCGCTGTGGGTATTCCTGCTGGTGCCGGTGCTAATTCTGCTCACGGTGTCCGGACGCTGGCTTTACGCCAATGCCGCACCGGTGATGCCGGCGTTGCAGTCCTACTGGCTGCCCATCCACGTGTCCGTGGTCAGTCTCGGTTCGGGGATCTTTCTGGTTGCCGGCATTGCCAGCATCCTTTTCCTGCTGCGGACCTCGCGGCTGGGTGAGCCCGACGCCGAGCATGATCCGGGCACGCTGGCGCGGCTGGTGCAACGATTCCCCGATGCCCAGACTTTGGACCGGATCGCCTACCGGACCACCATGTTTGCTTTCCCAGTGTTCGGTTTCGGAGTGATCTTCGGTGCCATCTGGGCCGAGGAGGCCTGGGGGAGGTACTGGGGTTGGGATCCCAAGGAGACGGTGTCGTTCGTCGCGTGGGTGGTATACGCGGCGTACCTGCATGCCAGGTCGACAGCCGGCTGGCGGGATCGGAAGGCCGCCTGGATCAACGTCGCCGGATTTGTCGCCATGGTCTTCAATTTGTTCTTCGTTAACCTGGTGACGGTCGGCCTGCATTCCTATGCGGGCGTGGGCTGAGTCATAACTAGGGGAGGGTGCGCGTGTCAGAGCAACCAACGACCGGTGTAGGGGAGCCCACAGCCCAAGAGGGAAACGTTGGCTCGGATCATCCCACCATGCAGCTGCCCCAGCAGTACCCGGGCGACCAGCCCGTCGAGCCCGGCGGCGACGCCCCGACCCGGGCTTTCGCCGGGTTTCGAACCGAGCGGCGTAGCCCCGGACCGGCCGAGGGCCCTGGGGCGCTCGGCGTAGGGCCGTCGACTTCCGCCGAAGTGCCGCCGTGGGATACCGGACCGGTGAGCGGTTTGCCGCGGCTAGATCCGACGGCGTACGGCGCCTACTACACCGGACCGCCCGACTCGGCCGAAGGGCCAGCCCAGCGGGGCGAGTACCGGCCGGAGCCGATACCTCAAACGCCGTATCCCGAGCTAGCCACCACCATGCTGCTGCGACCGGTCAAACCGCCGCCATCGGAAGGCTGGCGTCGGTTGCTCTACGTCCTGTCCGGTCAGCGGATCAACCTGGGCGAGAGCCCCCGCGCCAGCCGCTACAACAACCTGGTTGCCCAGATCAACAGGCCCATGCGGGGCTGCTACCGGATCGCGATGGTGTCGCTGAAGGGCGGCGTCGGCAAGACCACGATCACCGCGACGTTGGGATCGACCTTCGCCTCCGTCCGTGGTGACCGTGTGGTCGCGGTGGACGCCAACCCCGACCGCGGCACGCTGAGCCAGAAGGTGCCGTTGGAAACGCCGGCCACCGTCCGGCACCTGCTGCGCGATGCCGAAGGCATCGAGCGCTACAGCGATGTGCGGGGCTACACCTCGCAGGGGCCCAGCGGCCTGGAGGTACTGGCCTCAGACACCGATCCGGCCGCTTCCGAGGCCTTCAGCGCCGACGACTACAACCGCACCCTGGACATCCTGGAACGCTTCTATGGCCTGGTGCTCACCGATTGCGGTACCGGGCTGCTGCATTCGGCGATGGCGGCGATACTGGCCAAGTCCGACATGCTGATCGTGGTGAGCTCCGGCTCCATCGATGGGGCACGGAGTGCTTCTGCGACGCTGGACTGGCTGGAGGCACACGGCTATGAGGATTTGGTGCGCAACTCCATCGCGGTGATCAACGGGGTGCGGCCACGCTCAGGCAAGGTTGATATGCAGAAGGTGATTGACCACTTCGGGCGGCGTTGCCGGGCGGTGCGGCTGATGCCGTTCGACCCACATCTCGACGAAGGCGCCGAGATCGCGCTGGACTTGTTGAAACGCGACACGCGGGAAGCGCTTGCCGAATTGGCCGCCGTGGTCACCGATGGATTCGCCGCGGACCAGCGACGATCCAACCCGAACTTCACCTAGCGCGGGGTGGGTGAACGCGCCTACTGGCCGCCTTGCCCCAGCCGCCGCAAGAATTCTGGATCATCGTCGGGCCCGATAACGCGAGTCTTCGGCCGGTTCGACTGCGCCTTGGCGGCACGCCAGCCGATGTAGATCAGCGTCCCCATTATCAGTACGACGAGCAGGTAAAGCACTCGACACCTCCTGTGAGCGAATATACCCGCGCCGTAGGCTCAGGCTGTGTCAGAAGCGCCTAGCGGCAATGCCGCCGGAACCGCGGGGGGCCCGCGCTACCGCGGAGTCGTCGATGTGTTGGTGTACGCCATCGCCCGGTTGTTGCTGGCAGTCGTGGTCAGCGCTGCGATCTACGGAGCGGCGCTACTGGCGGGGATTGCCGAATTCCCGCTCGTGGTGGCGGCACTGTTCGGCCTGATCATCGCGATGCCATTGGGGATCTGGCTGTTCACCCCGCTGCGCCGGCGCGCAACGGCTGCGCTCGCGATCGTGGGCGAGCGCAGACGCGCCGAACGCGAACGATTGCGGGCCCGGTTGCGGGGTGATGCCATGCCCGGAGAGCGGCCCGATCAGCTTGCCGACGACGGCGTCGACGAAAGCTGAGATCGCGCTCAACCGACGGGCATCCGCACCACCTGCGCGGCATAGCTCAGGCCTGCCCCGTAGCCGATCAGCAAGGCCAAATCCCCGGGTTGGGCGGCTCCGGTCGCCAACAGTTCGGCCATGGCCAGCGGAATGGAAGCGGCCGAGGTATTGCCGGTGTGCTCGATGTCGTTGGCGATGATGGCATCCGGTCGTAACTGCAGGGTCTTGGTCAGCAGTTCGTTGATTCGGCTGTTGGCCTGGTGGGGTATGAACACGTCGATGTCGTCGGGTTTGACCCCGGCCGCATCCATCGCCTGCTGGCCGACTTTGCCCATCTCGAACGCCGCCCAGCGGAAAACGGCGGTCCCTTCCATGCGTAGAAACGGGCGTGGGCCGGTCTGGTTTTCCGCATAGCTGATCCAGTCGATGTCCTGGCGGATTGCGGTCGCCTGTTCGCCGTCGCTACCCCACACAGCCGGACCCACGCCTTGGCTGGGTGTCTTGCCCACCACCACCGCGGCGGCGCCGTCGGCGAAGATGAAGCAGTTGCTCCGGTCGTGCATGTCAACGGTGGGTGAGAGTTTTTCGGTCCCGACCACCAATATCGTGCCGGCGCTGCCGCCTCGGATCATGTCGGCCGCCACACCCAGCGCGTATCCGAAGCCGGCGCAACCTGCTGAGATGTCGAAGGCGGGCACGCCCTGGGCGCCCAGTCCGGCGGCGACGATCGGGGCACAGGCCGGGGTTTGCAGAAAGTGTGTGCTGGTGGCGACGATCACTCCGTCGATGTCGGACCCGTTGAGCGCGGCCCGCGAAATCGCCTGCTGGCTGGCCTCGATCGCCATGGAAGCCGCGGACTCCTGGTCGCCGGCGAACCGGCGTGTTTTGATTCCGGTTCGGGAGTAGATCCATTCATCGGAGGAGTCGATGTTCTGGCATATCTCCTCGTTGGTGACCACCCGCGCGGGGCGGTAGGCGCCGACGCTGAGCAGTCCGACGTTGTTGGGCCCACTGGTCGTGGCGATCTCCGTCATAGCCGTCCTTTGGTGTTATCCACACGTTGAGTGTGCTCTAGTGGCGAAGACACTCCGACATGGCCCGCCCCGTGGGCGCCAGCCAAGACCGTAGGCGCATTCATGCTGCCCACGCTAACGCGATGGACACGGCAATGGCCCAAACGATCATCGCCAGCCCGGTGTCACGCAGCACCGGTATCAACTCGGGTCCGCCGCGGCCGGCTCGCACCGGCGCCGACGCTCGCAGGGCCACTGGGGTGGCCAACACCCCCACGGCGCACCACGGCGTCGCGATCGTCAACGCCAGCGTCAACGCCCCGGCCGTGACCAGCAGCGCCTGGTAGAGCAGCCGGGTGCGAGCATCGCCCAGGCGTACCGCCAGGGTGATCTTGTGGGACTGCGCGTCGGTGGGGATGTCGCGCAGATTGTTGGCGACCAGCACCGATGACGACAAGGCTCCCGTCGCCACCGCCAGCACCAGCCCCACCCAGTCGACCCGTAGAGCCTGCGTGTACTGGGTGCCCAGTACTGCGACGAGGCCGAAGAATACGAACACCGCGACCTCGCCGAAACCCGAGTAGCCGTACGGCTTGGAGCCGCCGGTGTAGAGCCAGGCACCCGCAATGCAGCCGGCACCGAGGACGATCAGCCACGGTTGACTGAGCAACGCCAGCGCCAGCCCGGCCAGCGCGGCGACTGTGAGGCTCACCAGGGCCGCGGCCCGCACCGATCGCGGGCTTGCCAAGCGCGAGCCCACCAGCCGTGCTGGGCCGGACCGTTCGTCGTCGGTGCCGCGGATGCCGTCGGAATAGTCATTGGCGTAGTTGACGCCGATGATCAGTGCCAC belongs to Mycobacterium basiliense and includes:
- a CDS encoding 1,4-dihydroxy-2-naphthoate polyprenyltransferase, translating into MATFTQWVSGARPHTLPNAVAPVVAGTGAAAWLHAAVWWKALLALAVAVALIIGVNYANDYSDGIRGTDDERSGPARLVGSRLASPRSVRAAALVSLTVAALAGLALALLSQPWLIVLGAGCIAGAWLYTGGSKPYGYSGFGEVAVFVFFGLVAVLGTQYTQALRVDWVGLVLAVATGALSSSVLVANNLRDIPTDAQSHKITLAVRLGDARTRLLYQALLVTAGALTLALTIATPWCAVGVLATPVALRASAPVRAGRGGPELIPVLRDTGLAMIVWAIAVSIALAWAA
- a CDS encoding DUF4229 domain-containing protein, with the translated sequence MSEAPSGNAAGTAGGPRYRGVVDVLVYAIARLLLAVVVSAAIYGAALLAGIAEFPLVVAALFGLIIAMPLGIWLFTPLRRRATAALAIVGERRRAERERLRARLRGDAMPGERPDQLADDGVDES
- a CDS encoding cytochrome c biogenesis CcdA family protein, with product MTGFAHIAAAGPLLVALGLCVLAGLVSFASPCVVPLVPGYLSYLAAVVGVSEGDAQLQPGVVKAPAATRWRVAGSAALFVAGFTAVFVLGTVAVLGMTTTLISNQVLLQRVGGVLTIVMGLVFVGLIPALQRPARLRPRQLTTLAGAPLLGAVFALGWTPCLGPTLTGVVTVASATDGASVARGIVLVIAYCLGLGIPFVLLAFGSAGAVAGLGWLRRHTRAIQIFGGALLIAVGLALVTGLWNDVISWLRDALVSDVRLPI
- the ccsB gene encoding c-type cytochrome biogenesis protein CcsB — its product is MNPANINIGLARYSDWAFTSAVVALVVALLLLAFELAYVRGRKVDERELVPAGSVAGDSATPGIVAAPPLRPFDERVGRAGLAVVYLGTGLLLACIVLRGLATMRVPWGNMYEFINLTCLSGLVAGAIVLRRPQYRPLWVFLLVPVLILLTVSGRWLYANAAPVMPALQSYWLPIHVSVVSLGSGIFLVAGIASILFLLRTSRLGEPDAEHDPGTLARLVQRFPDAQTLDRIAYRTTMFAFPVFGFGVIFGAIWAEEAWGRYWGWDPKETVSFVAWVVYAAYLHARSTAGWRDRKAAWINVAGFVAMVFNLFFVNLVTVGLHSYAGVG
- a CDS encoding cytochrome c biogenesis protein ResB, giving the protein MGTALVLLFLLALGAIPGALLPQRSLNAGKVDDYLKAHPVIGPWLNQMQAFDVFSSFWFTAIYVLLFVSLVGCLTPRMIEHARSLRATPVAAPRNLARLPKHAGAQLVGEPEALAALISGRLRGWRTAIRRKPTGDAASEVVELSAERGYLREFGNIVFHFSLLGLLVAVAVGKLFGYEGNVIVIADGGPGFCSASPAAFDSFRAGNTVDGTALYPICIRVNDFDAHYLPSGQAISFAADIDYQAGSELTANTWRPYRLEVNRPLRVGGDRVYLQGHGYAPTFTVTFPDGQTRTSTVQWRPDNPQTLLSSGVVRIDPPAGSYPDADVRRKHEIAIQGLLAPTEQLDGTLLSSRFPALNAPAVAVDIYRGDTGLDSGRPQSLFALDPRLIEQGRLVKEKRVNLRAGEQVRIAQGPAAGTVVRFDGAVPFVNVQVSHDPGQAWVLVFAITMMAGLLVSLLVRRRRVWVRLTSAIEAPGTVNVELGGLARTDNSGWGDEFERLTERLLSGLRESGATDSVSQTAGGTARRSPQVDVT
- a CDS encoding beta-ketoacyl-ACP synthase III, with the translated sequence MTEIATTSGPNNVGLLSVGAYRPARVVTNEEICQNIDSSDEWIYSRTGIKTRRFAGDQESAASMAIEASQQAISRAALNGSDIDGVIVATSTHFLQTPACAPIVAAGLGAQGVPAFDISAGCAGFGYALGVAADMIRGGSAGTILVVGTEKLSPTVDMHDRSNCFIFADGAAAVVVGKTPSQGVGPAVWGSDGEQATAIRQDIDWISYAENQTGPRPFLRMEGTAVFRWAAFEMGKVGQQAMDAAGVKPDDIDVFIPHQANSRINELLTKTLQLRPDAIIANDIEHTGNTSAASIPLAMAELLATGAAQPGDLALLIGYGAGLSYAAQVVRMPVG
- a CDS encoding MinD/ParA family ATP-binding protein, with translation MQLPQQYPGDQPVEPGGDAPTRAFAGFRTERRSPGPAEGPGALGVGPSTSAEVPPWDTGPVSGLPRLDPTAYGAYYTGPPDSAEGPAQRGEYRPEPIPQTPYPELATTMLLRPVKPPPSEGWRRLLYVLSGQRINLGESPRASRYNNLVAQINRPMRGCYRIAMVSLKGGVGKTTITATLGSTFASVRGDRVVAVDANPDRGTLSQKVPLETPATVRHLLRDAEGIERYSDVRGYTSQGPSGLEVLASDTDPAASEAFSADDYNRTLDILERFYGLVLTDCGTGLLHSAMAAILAKSDMLIVVSSGSIDGARSASATLDWLEAHGYEDLVRNSIAVINGVRPRSGKVDMQKVIDHFGRRCRAVRLMPFDPHLDEGAEIALDLLKRDTREALAELAAVVTDGFAADQRRSNPNFT